The Gammaproteobacteria bacterium nucleotide sequence ACCATCAAGCAAGTCCCACTGGTCGCACTGCAGGATATCGAAAAAGGCGGCGTATTCAGTCGCTTGGGCGACTGGTTTGCACGTAAATGGAAATGACGTGATGAACAACATTGCCTTTCTCAATGATAATTTTGTGCCACTGAATGAGGCCAAGATCTCGGTGCTGGATCGCGGCTTTCTATTTGCGGACGGTGTCTATGAAGTGATCCCTGTCTATGCCGGAAAACTGTTTCGCCTCGATGCCCATCTGGCCCGACTCCATCACAGCCTGAGCGCCATCGATCTCTCGCTCTCTGACTGGAATGATACGCGTTGGCGCGACATGCTGGAGACACTTGTGGCACGCAACGGAGGTGGGCACCTGTCTGTCTATCTGCAGGTCACGCGCGGTCCGCAACCTGTTCGCGACCACCGAATTCCAGACAACATTCGGCCAACTGTCTTTGCCATGTGCCAACCCATGCCCGTTTATGAAACCATCGAGGCACTGCAGCCGATACGTTGTGCACTTGTCGAAGACATTCGTTGGATGCGTTGTGACATCAAGTCGATCGCCCTACTGGGCAACGTGCTGGCCAAACATCAAGCCACCGTTCGTGGCGCCGACGAAGCCCTACTTATCCGCGACGGTTACGTCAATGAAGGTTCGGCCAGCAACCTGTTTGTGGTGTTAGACGATCAAATTGTGACACCACCAAAATCCAATCTTATTTTGGGCGGAATTACCCGAGATCTTGTCATCGAACTTCTTCGTCAAAACAAAATGCGTGTTCACGAACGGCCGATTTCCATAGATGACCTCAAACGGGCAACTGAGGTTTGGGTCTCAAGCTCGACTCGGGAAATCCGCGCCGTGATTGAAATTGACGGAAAGCCGGTTGGTCGCGGAGC carries:
- a CDS encoding D-amino acid aminotransferase — translated: MNNIAFLNDNFVPLNEAKISVLDRGFLFADGVYEVIPVYAGKLFRLDAHLARLHHSLSAIDLSLSDWNDTRWRDMLETLVARNGGGHLSVYLQVTRGPQPVRDHRIPDNIRPTVFAMCQPMPVYETIEALQPIRCALVEDIRWMRCDIKSIALLGNVLAKHQATVRGADEALLIRDGYVNEGSASNLFVVLDDQIVTPPKSNLILGGITRDLVIELLRQNKMRVHERPISIDDLKRATEVWVSSSTREIRAVIEIDGKPVGRGACGPMWRKAAEIYHAYKQKLIQGGADDL